GATCTGCACGTGAGTATGTATATTTGATCAGAACGCCTCTATTAAAAAGTTGAAAcaattttcaaccattttttctttcttAAGTTTATAAGAAATATGAATTACAATGAGTTGGAAAAAATTCAGACGAGAAATGTGAATAAAAATAAAGTTAGAACCAAAATTGTCAGCAACTCATAATGTGAGAGTAGAATCTGAATCTCGAGTTTTACTCAGTTTCCTTAAAATATTCTAGCACCACACGCAGAATGCTAAATTATAAAAGCTAAGAGAAGATCAAACTAAGAATTAaaatagaaagaaagaaagaaagaaaagtcAACAAAAAAATAATATTCCATGCGTATTTGTCAAGAAGTGAATCTAAATTAGCAACAAGCATATTCTAGAACTTGTCAAGAAAATGGTTATGCTGGTCCTATGTGGACTGCgagcttcattttttttttattatccacactttataaatattttatataattttaatttatattcatattaatataaGTTTCTCTTTCTCAGGTTCGTCAACATCTGAAAACCATTGATAAGCAAAACTAAAAGCCGAATCACGTATTGATCAAAGCCAGCCAcctgtttttttctttttttcctttCTATGGCTAATGACATTATAAAAGCTATAACCAAACAAAACTTTCAGAGTTTCAAATTTagttaacgtttttaattaatttttCACATTTTGGTCAACGAATGGTCTTCCTCTGATCTCCCTATAAACATGGTTTCtttctcatcttcttcttcttcttattcttcaCCAGCCACCTTTCGCCCTTCATTAATTGTATGGATTCAATCACAATACCCATCTCGAGATCTTCTTCTTGTTCTTCTCTGAAGGATTTATCTTCCAGGTTCTTTAACTCCTCTGTTTCCGGAAGTATTTCTAATTTAAGGAAGTTTAGCTCCGTCAGTTTCGGGTCGGGTCGTAAGAAGAAAAGTACTATTAATAAGAATAGAAAGCGGATCGGACTCGGATCACCACCTCCCGGGATGCTCCACTCGTAATTGGCCGTCCGATCAAAATCTCGTTAAGGAGAGAGactgtgtgagagagagagagagagagagagcgagagagacagagagagaatctggatgggGATCAGATTCGTATTGATGGTGAACAAACAAGGACAGACCCGTCTCGCCCAATACTACGAATGGCTCACCCTCGATGAACGCCGAGCACTCGAAGGAGAAATCGTCCGTAAATGCCTAGCTCGCACCGAACAACAGGTTAAAATTTAGATCTTTTCCGATCTCAGATTAGGAAGCAACCATTACACAACCGcccaattgttgttgtctagtgaGTGTGTATGTTCATAATTGTTCCAATTTTTTCAGTGTTCATTCGTGGAGCATCGAAATTACAAGATTGTGTATAGGCGTTATGCGTCTCTCTTCTTCTTAATTGGTGTTGACAATGGTGAAGTAagtcttcttcttcttcccaaGTTAATCAATTTGAATAATGTTCTGTTTGCTTTTAATTGGTTTGCTTTGTTCTTCAATTCGGCAGAATGAGCTTGCAATCTTGGAATTTATACACCTGCTGGTTGAAACAATGGACCGCCATTTTGGGAATGTGGTAAGTCTACTTTCTAAGCTGGCTTCTTTTAGGATCTATTACCTGATTGCATTTTCTATCATGTTAGCTTTATCTTCTTTCTTTTCCATTGTTTGTTTGGTAGTGTGAACTagacatcatgttccatttagagaaGGCTCATTTCATGTTGGAGGAAATGGTAATGAATGGATGTGTTGTAGAGACGAGCAAGGCTGTCTCCGATACAGCTTATGGACAAAGCTTCTTGAAATTATCCCAATTTAGAAACTACTATAGGACCCTGTGTTGCCATTTACGTTTTTCTCTCCTGTTGTACTATAAACCATGATAACAATGTCAGTCAAATATTCATTTTTTATAACGTTCTAATTTTCATGGTAGCTTCACTTTTTTTTGCGCCTGCATTCTTACTAGAATGTTACTGTAGGTTTTGGCTTAGTTGAGTTTGCTGATAGTGAACACACAAATAAAGAGCAAGCATGCGAGCTATGAAGCTTTCATTAATGTTCATAAAATTTTCTATATTACATTTAATATAGTCCTTGCAAGGTTTCCTGGTCAGGAAGTTTTATTATCTAGGAATACTGTGATTGTTTGTTGGATTTTTCTAGTGTAGGATAATAATGCAGCAATCAATAGTTCTAGGTCCCATTTTTACAAAATTCTTCATAACAAGCAATGAGTTGTTTCAAGCCATTGTATGCCAAGGATCAGACAGCAGCTGGCTTGCCGTCCTTCCGAGGGGTCAGATACTGCAATGAGTGTTCCATAGAATGGCCGGACGTTGTTTCGACCCATTTTCCGGCCAAAATTGTCAAGGGACTGAACAACAAGCTGAGTAATTGCTCCTCCTGCTAGAGGATTTAGTTCATGGCCTCTTGCCTTTAGGAACATTTTACTTTCCTCCAAAAGCTCAATGTGGTCACCATCAATCACAGTCCAGTTCTCGTAAGAAACCACATTTGGAATCAGCTGTACATAAAAATGAATCCTCTTAGAATATTTACTAATAGTGTGTGATTAGTTTCATGTCTAGCTGTGATTAATTTGAATAACCAACCTTGTGGTAGATTCTTGGATTCTGAACAGCGGCTAAAGGTTCCATCCCTATAACAAAATGGTTAAGAAAAACTTGGGTTACTGCCGGAATGATGTTCATTCCGCCGCTCCCACCAATGGCTCCAGCAAAATGGCCATCCTGAGATTGGTAACAGAATGATGTTATTCTTTGGAAGAAGTAATATTATGAAACTATTACTAGGTACCTTTGTAATGATGATGGGGGTCATTGAAGATAAAGGTCTCTTGTTCGGTTCTATAAAATTTGCAGGTGCTGGAGGAAGCATGTCAGGGGATACCTCCGTCGGAACCGAGAAGTCGCCCATTTCATTGTTGACCACAATTCCGGTGGACGGAGAGAGCAAGCCGGACCCAAAAGGGTAATTTACCGTGGTTGTCATGGACACGGCATTTCGATCACCATCCACTATGCAGAAATGGCTAGTACCATGATCCTCAAGCTGACTCCACCTGCCGGATAAACCAAGCTTGCTTCATTGTCAAGGCAACCAAAAAAGTAGTTAATTTTGTCGATGTTAACTATTTACCGTACCTGTAATTATAATACTCTGGAGGAAAAGTGGTGTTGTCAAGTATCTTGTGTTGAATTAGCTTAGCATAAGATGGAGAAAGCATCTCCGATGTGAAATTTGTAACATCTACAAAATTTGGGTCGCCTAAGTTCATCCGAACTGCGAACATATGCTTCAATGCTTCAATCAGGCGATGAATACCAAGGTTTCCATTTGCAGAATTCGAGTTCCCATAGCTGTCAAAAATATTTAAAACCTGCAAATTCCAAAATGGTGAAAATGCAATTTTATATGTTTTAGATGTAGAATATTGAAAATATATTACCATAGATAGACCTAGTGTTCCACTTGAAGGAGGCGGCATTCCATAAATAGTATAACCCATTACATTAGCCGCCATGGCTTCCATTACATGAACTTTATAATTCCTCAAATCATCCATGCTCAAAATTCCGCCAGCTCGTTTCACATCCTCCACCATCTTCTCCCCGACAAGTCCATCGTAAAACGCCTCCGGCCCTTTCTCAGCCACTTCCTTGAGACTCTCAGCCAATTTTAGGTTATAGCACGTATCACCAGTTCGTAAAAATTCACCAGCCGGCGCAAAAACTTGCCGGAGGCCAGGGTCGTTGATGATCATATCAgcgtatttaattatataattcCCGAGATAAGGAGCTATGACGAAACCATGTTTCGCAAGTTTTACTGCGGGTAGGAAGAGTGTCTTCCAAGGCAAGCGACCGTGTTGCCTCCATGCTGCGTGGAGCCCAGCTATCTCGCCAGGAACTCCAATCGAAAGGGCACCTCTATACTTAGCTTGTAGATTGTCTTTGTACATATCCTGTGTAGCAGAAGACGGAGCTGATTCTCTCATATCAAAAGCTTGAGCTTCACGAGTTTTCGAGTTTCCGACAATCATGAAAGCTCCTCCTCCAATTCCACTAGCCATTGGATTGACAACTCCAAGGCACAATGCAGTTGCCACTGTTGCATCAATGGCGTGGCCTCCTGCTCTCAGCATGGATGCTCCAATTTCCGAGCATCGGCCGTCGTCGGCGGCGACGACTCCTTTTTCTGACTCGATAAAGTCAGAATCATTGACCTTGATCTTCTCATTGTCGTATGAGTTTAGTAGCCAGCAAGATATTTCACCTTTGAATGTTACAAGGCCTACAACTAAAAAGTTAACCTCAAATTTTAGCAAGTACTAAAACTCAACAAAAACAGAGGATCTGCGAACAATAGAAAATGAATCAATAACATTTAATTATAATTTTTTACAAGAAGTCATTTAATTTTTTACTTTTATTAGAGTCCCAAAACTAATTTAAGTCGGAGGTTACAAAATCGATTACTTACGGGCAATTAATTCATTTTTAAGGAAATAAAATTAGAAAACTGAAAGAAAGAGAAGGCAATTCAGAGGGAATTGATCGTTACAACAAAATCCGTTTATGAGTCTGTAATTGTATATATCTGAATTCAGAAGGAACAAAGTTAATTGTGTTAGCTCAGAAACCATGGCTTCGTAATAAGATTGTATATCCGATGATTCCAAGAACAAATTAAAGTAAAGTTGTACTAGTAGTATATGAATAATCCGGTCAATACTCATGACATGAATTtggaaaaaaaagaaaagaaaagaaaaaagaacgATCAGCTCAGTTTCTGGTAAACTCCGATCTACAGAGGAGCTAATTTGTACGGATTTCTCGTTATAAAGTCAAAAACAGAGAATCCAAAAACATTGCCAGAAGTGGAAATAGACAGTAGAGAAAGTACTGACCGGAAATGGTTATAAATAAAAAGATAGAAGAGAGAGCTATGTTCCGCAAAgtcttgtttttcttcttcttctcataaacTGTTTTGGCCAAAAGTGGAGATTCCATTTCTCAGCTGCTAAAATTGCAGAGAGAGAGAGATTCAGGTAAGGGTGTGGTTGTTGCTGATTTGCTTCAATTTTGTTGGTTGGGGTTGACATGACAGGAGCTTTGTCTTTTTTAGTATTTGAGGTTTTTACTTTACTTACGTCAATGTGTTTCACGATTGGTCATTGACGGAAcggaaacaaaataaaataaaattcttCATCTTATTAGTGGTTAGCAACTTGGTCAGTGAGTTGGAGTAAAAGAATTGTTGTTACGTTAGAATCAATCCAATTCGAGTTAAATTGTAATCAATTTTCAAAATTGATGACTAGGCTAGAATAAATTAAGAAGATAGTGATGCCATAAATAATACTATATGTAGGACATAACTTTACTGGAAAGAAATTAAACATGTGAACTCATGCCAATTTCTCAAGGACggggtaaataaataaataaatatttgggGCATACTGTATTGTATGTCTAGCTGTTTACAAGTTATTATGGATGAAATTAAATTCATATCAATTTTGATGCATAATATGTTTTAAACGATTACGTTACGATAACATAACACCACGATCCGTCCTTAGCGTGGAGAAGTATCCTTAAAGGTAGAGAAAACACTTCTCAAGGGAGGA
This region of Rutidosis leptorrhynchoides isolate AG116_Rl617_1_P2 unplaced genomic scaffold, CSIRO_AGI_Rlap_v1 contig407, whole genome shotgun sequence genomic DNA includes:
- the LOC139883471 gene encoding LOW QUALITY PROTEIN: glutathione hydrolase 3-like (The sequence of the model RefSeq protein was modified relative to this genomic sequence to represent the inferred CDS: deleted 1 base in 1 codon), with amino-acid sequence MESPLLAKTVYEKKKKNKTLRNIALSSIFLFITISGLVTFKGEISCWLLNSYDNEKIKVNDSDFIESEKGVVAADDGRCSEIGASMLRAGGHAIDATVATALCLGVVNPMASGIGGGAFMIVGNSKTREAQAFDMRESAPSSATQDMYKDNLQAKYRGALSIGVPGEIAGLHAAWRQHGRLPWKTLFLPAVKLAKHGFVIAPYLGNYIIKYADMIINDPGLRQVFAPAGEFLRTGDTCYNLKLAESLKEVAEKGPEAFYDGLVGEKMVEDVKRAGGILSMDDLRNYKVHVMEAMAANVMGYTIYGMPPPSSGTLGLSMVLNIFDSYGNSNSANGNLGIHRLIEALKHMFAVRMNLGDPNFVDVTNFTSEMLSPSYAKLIQHKILDNTTFPPEYYNYRWSQLEDHGTSHFCIVDGDRNAVSMTTTVNYPFGSGLLSPSTGIVVNNEMGDFSVPTEVSPDMLPPAPANFIEPNKRPLSSMTPIIITKDGHFAGAIGGSGGMNIIPAVTQVFLNHFVIGMEPLAAVQNPRIYHKLIPNVVSYENWTVIDGDHIELLEESKMFLKARGHELNPLAGGAITQLVVQSLDNFGRKMGRNNVRPFYGTLIAVSDPRKDGKPAAV